In one Dermacentor albipictus isolate Rhodes 1998 colony chromosome 4, USDA_Dalb.pri_finalv2, whole genome shotgun sequence genomic region, the following are encoded:
- the LOC135919983 gene encoding endothelin-converting enzyme 2-like isoform X2, with protein sequence MYILITTPSRSPFVEFIEPCLNLSCFQLDLELHTSMNLSVDPCAHFYEYTCGQWGDHHQGFADQFDLLETKVSSLVKHRLMEEEAKLAAGGSSHATDQSAAHYLSCVDVYSKQGDTSSVIKEHVFSKLEEGFTDQTKKIPSSLQETLNLLVHLSLDWNLGILVDLMIAPFHNSAAQQQQAQDKIIMHIDYSDSVPLWKIHKEKFLTPEKLTRCFLDFSSLFSSGDGKDVDVAELVKVDVSLSTKWSLASSSPERKPKYIQVKDIPSTKLKATDWLSALNGRLPQDAQLTEDSDLYVGDFGMFALTEEVLSEGELKFFYALVRFHVARLLAPFTSYKLMLSVLGNPPNTPAVSQIVTRVCVAAVDRLFPFAWPVFVFGANITGEKMKKVQALYVELKDKTKTALSWLSDDDRQAAEARLDSLIPVVGWPEKFNDPNELAKLYPQVQDKKAAFIKTYLTSIEALNGKRKSDLAAGQGSTHPETEGDNLRSFEATAMYSLRRGSLYVSPAILFEPFFVQESDAFTWGSLGHVLAHELWHAAFGDFTLGLSPVTDVVVSATRFNKHACVSQAVQDAGSDAKTASFSAPEDFADVVGLQTASSSFASSSDISEAGTVGTAGFTPEQLFYIGSCFKWCAQNGDAHPLGSVANTKPYVRCNAPIMMTAGFAEAFECPVNSPMTKLQTAEHFCNESNSGDRPASQAIK encoded by the coding sequence aCCAAGGTCTCCAGCTTGGTGAAGCACCGTCTGATGGAGGAGGAGGCAAAGCTCGCGGCTGGAGGCTCCTCTCATGCCACTGACCAAAGTGCTGCGCACTACCTGTCGTGCGTAGACGTCTACTCTAAACAGGGCGACACGTCGTCGGTGATTAAAGAGCACGTGTTCTCGAAGCTCGAGGAAGGTTTCACAGACCAAACGAAAAAGATACCTTCGTCACTGCAAGAAACGCTCAACCTCCTGGTACACCTGTCCCTCGATTGGAACTTGGGTATTCTCGTAGACTTGATGATCGCGCCGTTCCACAACAGCGCGGCGCAGCAACAACAAGCGCAGGACAAAATAATCATGCATATCGATTACAGCGATAGCGTCCCGCTGTGGAAAATACACAAGGAGAAGTTTCTTACACCGGAAAAGCTTACGCGTTGCTTCCTAGACTTCTCGAGCTTGTTTTCGAGCGGGGACGGGAAGGACGTCGATGTAGCGGAACTAGTCAAGGTCGACGTCTCCCTTTCCACAAAATGGAGCCTGGCGTCCTCCTCTCCAGAAAGAAAGCCAAAGTACATTCAGGTAAAAGACATACCTTCTACGAAGCTGAAAGCTACAGACTGGCTGTCGGCGCTTAACGGGCGCCTTCCACAGGACGCACAGCTCACCGAGGATAGCGACTTATACGTAGGCGACTTCGGAATGTTTGCCCTTACTGAAGAGGTGCTCTCGGAGGGCGAGTTGAAGTTCTTCTACGCACTCGTTAGGTTCCACGTAGCGCGACTCCTCGCGCCTTTCACTTCGTACAAGTTGATGCTCTCCGTCCTGGGAAATCCGCCCAATACCCCGGCTGTTTCGCAGATCGTCACGAGGGTGTGCGTCGCCGCTGTTGACCGGCTCTTTCCGTTTGCGTGGCCGGTATTCGTCTTCGGCGCCAACATCACGGGCGAGAAAATGAAGAAGGTTCAGGCACTGTACGTGGAGTTGAAGGACAAGACGAAgacggctctgtcttggctctcgGACGACGACCGGCAAGCCGCCGAGGCGAGGCTCGACTCTTTAATCCCCGTCGTCGGTTGGCCCGAGAAATTTAACGACCCGAACGAGCTGGCCAAGCTGTATCCGCAAGTCCAGGATAAAAAGGCCGCCTTCATCAAGACTTACCTGACCTCCATCGAAGCGCTCAACGGGAAACGCAAATCCGACCTGGCCGCCGGCCAAGGAAGCACGCATCCGGAAACTGAAGGCGACAATCTTCGGTCTTTCGAAGCCACCGCGATGTACTCGTTGCGGCGTGGCAGTTTGTACGTCTCGCCGGCCATTTTGTTCGAGCCGTTCTTCGTTCAGGAGAGCGACGCGTTCACGTGGGGGTCCCTGGGCCACGTCCTGGCGCATGAACTCTGGCACGCTGCTTTCGGTGACTTCACTCTCGGCCTGTCGCCGGTGACGGACGTGGTCGTCAGCGCAACGCGCTTTAACAAGCACGCGTGCGTCTCCCAGGCCGTGCAGGATGCCGGGAGCGATGCCAAGACCGCGTCCTTCTCAGCACCCGAAGACTTTGCCGACGTCGTCGGTTTGCAGACTGCGAGCTCTTCCTTCGCCAGTAGCAGCGACATTAGCGAAGCGGGCACTGTTGGTACCGCGGGTTTTACCCCCGAGCAGCTGTTTTACATTGGCTCCTGCTTCAAGTGGTGCGCGCAAAACGGTGACGCTCATCCGCTCGGTTCCGTGGCTAACACGAAGCCGTACGTGCGATGTAATGCTCCCATCATGATGACGGCTGGCTTCGCTGAAGCGTTCGAGTGCCCCGTCAACAGTCCCATGACGAAACTTCAAACCGCTGAGCACTTCTGCAACGAATCGAACTCGGGAGATCGCCCAGCTTCTCAAGCCATAAAATGA
- the LOC135919983 gene encoding endothelin-converting enzyme 2-like isoform X3: protein MNLSVDPCAHFYEYTCGQWGDHHQGFADQFDLLETKVSSLVKHRLMEEEAKLAAGGSSHATDQSAAHYLSCVDVYSKQGDTSSVIKEHVFSKLEEGFTDQTKKIPSSLQETLNLLVHLSLDWNLGILVDLMIAPFHNSAAQQQQAQDKIIMHIDYSDSVPLWKIHKEKFLTPEKLTRCFLDFSSLFSSGDGKDVDVAELVKVDVSLSTKWSLASSSPERKPKYIQVKDIPSTKLKATDWLSALNGRLPQDAQLTEDSDLYVGDFGMFALTEEVLSEGELKFFYALVRFHVARLLAPFTSYKLMLSVLGNPPNTPAVSQIVTRVCVAAVDRLFPFAWPVFVFGANITGEKMKKVQALYVELKDKTKTALSWLSDDDRQAAEARLDSLIPVVGWPEKFNDPNELAKLYPQVQDKKAAFIKTYLTSIEALNGKRKSDLAAGQGSTHPETEGDNLRSFEATAMYSLRRGSLYVSPAILFEPFFVQESDAFTWGSLGHVLAHELWHAAFGDFTLGLSPVTDVVVSATRFNKHACVSQAVQDAGSDAKTASFSAPEDFADVVGLQTASSSFASSSDISEAGTVGTAGFTPEQLFYIGSCFKWCAQNGDAHPLGSVANTKPYVRCNAPIMMTAGFAEAFECPVNSPMTKLQTAEHFCNESNSGDRPASQAIK, encoded by the coding sequence aCCAAGGTCTCCAGCTTGGTGAAGCACCGTCTGATGGAGGAGGAGGCAAAGCTCGCGGCTGGAGGCTCCTCTCATGCCACTGACCAAAGTGCTGCGCACTACCTGTCGTGCGTAGACGTCTACTCTAAACAGGGCGACACGTCGTCGGTGATTAAAGAGCACGTGTTCTCGAAGCTCGAGGAAGGTTTCACAGACCAAACGAAAAAGATACCTTCGTCACTGCAAGAAACGCTCAACCTCCTGGTACACCTGTCCCTCGATTGGAACTTGGGTATTCTCGTAGACTTGATGATCGCGCCGTTCCACAACAGCGCGGCGCAGCAACAACAAGCGCAGGACAAAATAATCATGCATATCGATTACAGCGATAGCGTCCCGCTGTGGAAAATACACAAGGAGAAGTTTCTTACACCGGAAAAGCTTACGCGTTGCTTCCTAGACTTCTCGAGCTTGTTTTCGAGCGGGGACGGGAAGGACGTCGATGTAGCGGAACTAGTCAAGGTCGACGTCTCCCTTTCCACAAAATGGAGCCTGGCGTCCTCCTCTCCAGAAAGAAAGCCAAAGTACATTCAGGTAAAAGACATACCTTCTACGAAGCTGAAAGCTACAGACTGGCTGTCGGCGCTTAACGGGCGCCTTCCACAGGACGCACAGCTCACCGAGGATAGCGACTTATACGTAGGCGACTTCGGAATGTTTGCCCTTACTGAAGAGGTGCTCTCGGAGGGCGAGTTGAAGTTCTTCTACGCACTCGTTAGGTTCCACGTAGCGCGACTCCTCGCGCCTTTCACTTCGTACAAGTTGATGCTCTCCGTCCTGGGAAATCCGCCCAATACCCCGGCTGTTTCGCAGATCGTCACGAGGGTGTGCGTCGCCGCTGTTGACCGGCTCTTTCCGTTTGCGTGGCCGGTATTCGTCTTCGGCGCCAACATCACGGGCGAGAAAATGAAGAAGGTTCAGGCACTGTACGTGGAGTTGAAGGACAAGACGAAgacggctctgtcttggctctcgGACGACGACCGGCAAGCCGCCGAGGCGAGGCTCGACTCTTTAATCCCCGTCGTCGGTTGGCCCGAGAAATTTAACGACCCGAACGAGCTGGCCAAGCTGTATCCGCAAGTCCAGGATAAAAAGGCCGCCTTCATCAAGACTTACCTGACCTCCATCGAAGCGCTCAACGGGAAACGCAAATCCGACCTGGCCGCCGGCCAAGGAAGCACGCATCCGGAAACTGAAGGCGACAATCTTCGGTCTTTCGAAGCCACCGCGATGTACTCGTTGCGGCGTGGCAGTTTGTACGTCTCGCCGGCCATTTTGTTCGAGCCGTTCTTCGTTCAGGAGAGCGACGCGTTCACGTGGGGGTCCCTGGGCCACGTCCTGGCGCATGAACTCTGGCACGCTGCTTTCGGTGACTTCACTCTCGGCCTGTCGCCGGTGACGGACGTGGTCGTCAGCGCAACGCGCTTTAACAAGCACGCGTGCGTCTCCCAGGCCGTGCAGGATGCCGGGAGCGATGCCAAGACCGCGTCCTTCTCAGCACCCGAAGACTTTGCCGACGTCGTCGGTTTGCAGACTGCGAGCTCTTCCTTCGCCAGTAGCAGCGACATTAGCGAAGCGGGCACTGTTGGTACCGCGGGTTTTACCCCCGAGCAGCTGTTTTACATTGGCTCCTGCTTCAAGTGGTGCGCGCAAAACGGTGACGCTCATCCGCTCGGTTCCGTGGCTAACACGAAGCCGTACGTGCGATGTAATGCTCCCATCATGATGACGGCTGGCTTCGCTGAAGCGTTCGAGTGCCCCGTCAACAGTCCCATGACGAAACTTCAAACCGCTGAGCACTTCTGCAACGAATCGAACTCGGGAGATCGCCCAGCTTCTCAAGCCATAAAATGA